The Plodia interpunctella isolate USDA-ARS_2022_Savannah chromosome 8, ilPloInte3.2, whole genome shotgun sequence genome window below encodes:
- the LOC128671913 gene encoding organic cation transporter protein-like produces the protein MGAEKGARRINLDDILTDELGQFGLFQLKTLLLALGIVIFMSWGANEYVFTTARINTRCLIPECDGAQPEFSPGWLENAIPGTGSSFEGCERFRSAGNFSHQPACPAHMFNKDHRDQCEERLYENTHSIVYDYDLGCEEWQRSLIGSLRTAGTLTALPITGYISDRFGRRVALVFNAINTAWLGATRYFAGTYVGFVISEFAEATFGSGGFSCAYVLVTEVVGPKYRVAAGATLNTFFSVGQITMGLIAWGVPDWKNLTLTLYIPQVLSFAYLWIISESVRWYMSKGHYDKAEKVLNKIAQVNRKQLSEKSLAALRATAEEEKQNALIDKTEKAKEPWLVVQVFRNKKILLRCVISPIWWITNLFIYYGMSINSVNMSGNRYLNYMAVSAAQVPGYWAAVLLLDRLGRRPVLVIAFWIGAACQTAYIVMPEDMPGASLAVYLIGSCSSAMTMTAVYVYTLELYPTRYRHSLFAFSSMMGRVGSILAPLTPALGEAVWDKLPFALFGALALLSGALIFLTPETLGAALPDTFEEAADIGNPKKKRVDI, from the exons ATGGGGGCGGAGAAAGGAGCGCGGCGTATCAACCTGGATGACATCCTGACCGACGAGCTGGGGCAGTTCGGACTGTTCCAGCTGAAGACCCTGTTGTTAGCGCTCGGCATCGTGATATTCATGTCGTGGGGAGCCAACGAGTATGTGTTTACCACTGCCAGGATTAACACGAG ATGCCTGATCCCGGAATGCGACGGCGCCCAGCCCGAGTTCTCCCCCGGATGGCTGGAGAACGCCATTCCGGGCACCGGGAGCTCATTCGAGGGCTGCGAGCGGTTCCGCAGCGCCGGCAACTTCTCTCACCAGCCCGCCTGCCCCGCGCACATGTTCAACAAGGACCACAGAGACCAGTGTGAGGAACGGCTCTACGAGAATACACATTCAATTGTTTACGAT TACGACTTGGGTTGCGAGGAGTGGCAGCGTTCCCTGATTGGCTCGCTCCGCACTGCGGGCACGCTGACAGCGCTGCCCATCACCGGCTACATCTCGGACCGCTTCGGGCGCCGCGTGGCGCTCGTCTTCAACGCCATCAACACGGCCTGGCTCGGCGCCACGCGCTACTTTGCCGGCACTTACGTGGGCTTCGTCATCTCGGAGTTCGCCGAGGCCACCTTTGGTTCTGGAGGATTTTCTTGCGCTTATGTTTTAG TGACGGAGGTGGTCGGCCCAAAGTACCGCGTGGCTGCGGGCGCGACTCTAAACACCTTCTTCTCCGTGGGGCAGATCACCATGGGACTCATCGCTTGGGGCGTGCCGGACTGGAAGAATCTCACTCTCACCTTGTACATCCCACAAGTGCTTAGCTTTGCCTATCTGTGGATCATCTCTGAGTCCGTGCGATGGTATATGAGCAAAG GACACTACGATAAAGCTGAAAaagtattgaataaaatagcTCAAGTTAATAGAAAACAGCTATCTGAGAAATCACTAGCGGCATTGAGAGCAACCGCCGaggaagaaaaacaaaatgcattgatagataaaacagaaaaagcGAAAGAGCCGTGGCTGGTGGTGCAAGTGTTTCGCAACAAGAAGATTTTGCTGCGTTGCGTGATCTCTCCAATCTGGTGGATTACAAACTTGTTCATCTACTACGGAATGTCTATAAACTCTGTGAACATGTCAGGCAATCGCTACCTAAACTACATGGCGGTGTCGGCGGCTCAGGTCCCTGGATACTGGGCGGCCGTGCTGCTGTTAGACCGGCTGGGAAGAAGACCTGTGCTGGTCATCGCTTTCTGGATAGGCGCCGCATGCCAGACAGCCTATATCGTCATGCCTGAAG ATATGCCCGGAGCATCATTAGCGGTATACCTGATAGGTTCATGCAGCAGTGCCATGACGATGACGGCCGTGTACGTGTACACACTGGAGCTGTACCCGACGCGGTACAGACACTCCTTGTTCGCCTTCTCCTCCATGATGGGACGGGTTGGGTCTATATTGGCGCCGCTCACGCCTGCCCTG GGTGAGGCAGTGTGGGACAAGCTTCCCTTCGCGCTGTTTGGAGCCCTCGCCTTGCTATCAGGAGCGCTCATCTTCCTCACGCCCGAGACCCTGGGGGCCGCCCTGCCGGACACATTTGAGGAGGCTGCAGACATTGGGAATCCGAAGAAGAAGCGCGTAGATATTTAG
- the LOC128671911 gene encoding organic cation transporter protein-like isoform X2, translating into MESKENGEKGERRINLDDILINELGQLGPFQIRTLLLILISVIFGSWAANEYVFTTARINTRCLIPECDGAQPEFSPGWLENAIPGTGSSFEGCKRFRSAGNFSHQPACPAHVFDRNYTKGCEERVYENTLSVVYDYDLGCDEWRRSMIASLRTLGSLAALPVTGHISDRFGRRVALVFSSFNLAWLGAVRYVAATEIVGPKYRVAAGAVISTFFSVGQILMGLIAWAVPHWRSLTLVLYVPQVITLAYLWAISECVRWYLSKGHYDKAEKVLKKIAEVNKRELTEKSLAALRATAEKEMQEALINKTEKAKEPWLVVQVLRNKKILLRCVVSPIWWIAVTFIYNGMALNAVNMSGNPYLNYMAVSSAQIPGYWAAVLLLGRLGRRPVLIMAFWIGAACQITYIFMPGDKPGASLAVYLIGTCSSAMTMTAVYVYTLELYPTRYRHSLFAFSSMIGRFGAILAPLTPALSAAVWDKLPFALFGALALLSGALIFLTPETLGVALPDTLEQATEIGNPKNKRAAI; encoded by the exons ATGGAGTCGAAAGAAAACGGAGAAAAAGGAGAGAGACGAATAAACTTGGACGACATCCTAATAAACGAACTGGGACAGTTAGGTCCTTTCCAAATCCGGACTTTGCTGTTGATCCTGATTTCTGTGATCTTCGGGTCGTGGGCCGCCAATGAGTACGTCTTCACCACCGCCAGGATAAATACAAG ATGCCTGATCCCGGAATGCGACGGCGCCCAGCCCGAGTTCTCCCCCGGATGGCTGGAGAACGCCATTCCGGGCACCGGGAGCTCGTTCGAGGGCTGCAAGCGGTTCCGCAGCGCCGGCAACTTCTCCCACCAGCCCGCCTGCCCCGCGCACGTGTTCGACAGGAACTATACAAAAGGGTGTGAAGAACGCGTTTATGAAAACACGCTTTCTGTGGTATATGAT TACGACCTCGGGTGCGACGAGTGGCGCCGCTCGATGATTGCCTCGCTGCGCACGCTGGGTTCGCTCGCCGCGCTGCCCGTCACCGGCCACATTTCCGACCGCTTCGGTCGCCGCGTCGCGCTCGTCTTCAGCTCCTTCAACCTGGCCTGGCTCGGCGCCGTCAGATACGTCGCCG ccACTGAAATAGTGGGTCCGAAATACCGCGTGGCGGCGGGCGCGGTCATTAGCACGTTCTTCTCCGTGGGCCAGATCCTCATGGGGCTCATCGCGTGGGCGGTGCCTCACTGGAGGAGCCTCACCCTCGTGCTGTACGTCCCACAAGTGATCACACTCGCCTACCTGTGGGCCATCTCCGAGTGTGTACGCTGGTACTTGAGCAAAG GCCATTACGACAAAGCCGAAAaagtactaaaaaaaattgctgaaGTCAATAAACGTGAGCTCACAGAGAAATCCTTAGCCGCATTGAGAGCGACCGCCGAGAAAGAAATGCAAGAGGCATTGATTAATAAGACAGAGAAAGCGAAAGAACCCTGGCTGGTGGTGCAGGTGTTAAGgaataaaaagattttgcTGCGATGCGTGGTCTCTCCAATTTGGTGGATTGCAGTCACGTTTATTTACAACGGAATGGCTCTAAACGCAGTGAACATGTCAGGGAACCCATACCTGAACTACATGGCAGTGTCATCAGCTCAAATCCCCGGCTACTGGGCAGCGGTGCTGCTGCTAGGGCGCTTGGGAAGACGACCAGTCCTGATTATGGCGTTTTGGATTGGGGCTGCCTGTCagataacatatatatttatgccTGGAG ataagCCCGGTGCGTCGTTGGCAGTGTACTTGATAGGCACATGCAGCAGTGCCATGACGATGACGGCCGTGTACGTGTACACACTGGAGCTGTACCCGACGCGGTACAGACACTCCTTGTTCGCATTCTCCTCGATGATTGGACGTTTTGGTGCTATTCTGGCGCCACTCACGCCGGCTCTT AGCGCGGCAGTGTGGGACAAGCTTCCCTTCGCGCTGTTTGGAGCACTAGCCTTGCTGTCAGGGGCGCTCATCTTTCTCACACCAGAGACCCTGGGGGTCGCTCTGCCGGACACCTTGGAGCAGGCCACGGAAATCGGCAACCCGAAAAATAAGCGCGCTGCCATTTAG
- the LOC128671911 gene encoding organic cation transporter protein-like isoform X1, producing MESKENGEKGERRINLDDILINELGQLGPFQIRTLLLILISVIFGSWAANEYVFTTARINTRCLIPECDGAQPEFSPGWLENAIPGTGSSFEGCKRFRSAGNFSHQPACPAHVFDRNYTKGCEERVYENTLSVVYDYDLGCDEWRRSMIASLRTLGSLAALPVTGHISDRFGRRVALVFSSFNLAWLGAVRYVAGTYNGFLISQLVEATFGSGAFSCAYVIATEIVGPKYRVAAGAVISTFFSVGQILMGLIAWAVPHWRSLTLVLYVPQVITLAYLWAISECVRWYLSKGHYDKAEKVLKKIAEVNKRELTEKSLAALRATAEKEMQEALINKTEKAKEPWLVVQVLRNKKILLRCVVSPIWWIAVTFIYNGMALNAVNMSGNPYLNYMAVSSAQIPGYWAAVLLLGRLGRRPVLIMAFWIGAACQITYIFMPGDKPGASLAVYLIGTCSSAMTMTAVYVYTLELYPTRYRHSLFAFSSMIGRFGAILAPLTPALSAAVWDKLPFALFGALALLSGALIFLTPETLGVALPDTLEQATEIGNPKNKRAAI from the exons ATGGAGTCGAAAGAAAACGGAGAAAAAGGAGAGAGACGAATAAACTTGGACGACATCCTAATAAACGAACTGGGACAGTTAGGTCCTTTCCAAATCCGGACTTTGCTGTTGATCCTGATTTCTGTGATCTTCGGGTCGTGGGCCGCCAATGAGTACGTCTTCACCACCGCCAGGATAAATACAAG ATGCCTGATCCCGGAATGCGACGGCGCCCAGCCCGAGTTCTCCCCCGGATGGCTGGAGAACGCCATTCCGGGCACCGGGAGCTCGTTCGAGGGCTGCAAGCGGTTCCGCAGCGCCGGCAACTTCTCCCACCAGCCCGCCTGCCCCGCGCACGTGTTCGACAGGAACTATACAAAAGGGTGTGAAGAACGCGTTTATGAAAACACGCTTTCTGTGGTATATGAT TACGACCTCGGGTGCGACGAGTGGCGCCGCTCGATGATTGCCTCGCTGCGCACGCTGGGTTCGCTCGCCGCGCTGCCCGTCACCGGCCACATTTCCGACCGCTTCGGTCGCCGCGTCGCGCTCGTCTTCAGCTCCTTCAACCTGGCCTGGCTCGGCGCCGTCAGATACGTCGCCGGTACCTACAACGGCTTCCTCATTTCCCAGCTAGTTGAGGCGACCTTTGGATCTGGAGCGTTCTCTTGTGCTTATGTTATTG ccACTGAAATAGTGGGTCCGAAATACCGCGTGGCGGCGGGCGCGGTCATTAGCACGTTCTTCTCCGTGGGCCAGATCCTCATGGGGCTCATCGCGTGGGCGGTGCCTCACTGGAGGAGCCTCACCCTCGTGCTGTACGTCCCACAAGTGATCACACTCGCCTACCTGTGGGCCATCTCCGAGTGTGTACGCTGGTACTTGAGCAAAG GCCATTACGACAAAGCCGAAAaagtactaaaaaaaattgctgaaGTCAATAAACGTGAGCTCACAGAGAAATCCTTAGCCGCATTGAGAGCGACCGCCGAGAAAGAAATGCAAGAGGCATTGATTAATAAGACAGAGAAAGCGAAAGAACCCTGGCTGGTGGTGCAGGTGTTAAGgaataaaaagattttgcTGCGATGCGTGGTCTCTCCAATTTGGTGGATTGCAGTCACGTTTATTTACAACGGAATGGCTCTAAACGCAGTGAACATGTCAGGGAACCCATACCTGAACTACATGGCAGTGTCATCAGCTCAAATCCCCGGCTACTGGGCAGCGGTGCTGCTGCTAGGGCGCTTGGGAAGACGACCAGTCCTGATTATGGCGTTTTGGATTGGGGCTGCCTGTCagataacatatatatttatgccTGGAG ataagCCCGGTGCGTCGTTGGCAGTGTACTTGATAGGCACATGCAGCAGTGCCATGACGATGACGGCCGTGTACGTGTACACACTGGAGCTGTACCCGACGCGGTACAGACACTCCTTGTTCGCATTCTCCTCGATGATTGGACGTTTTGGTGCTATTCTGGCGCCACTCACGCCGGCTCTT AGCGCGGCAGTGTGGGACAAGCTTCCCTTCGCGCTGTTTGGAGCACTAGCCTTGCTGTCAGGGGCGCTCATCTTTCTCACACCAGAGACCCTGGGGGTCGCTCTGCCGGACACCTTGGAGCAGGCCACGGAAATCGGCAACCCGAAAAATAAGCGCGCTGCCATTTAG